DNA from Ovis aries strain OAR_USU_Benz2616 breed Rambouillet chromosome 15, ARS-UI_Ramb_v3.0, whole genome shotgun sequence:
ggtttttcctgtggtcatgtatggatgtgagagttggactgtgaagaaagctgagcgctgaagaattgatgcttttgaactgtggtgttggagaagactcttgagagtcccttggactgcaaggagatccaaccagtcctgggtgttctttggaaggactgatgctaaagctgaaactccagtactttggccacctcatgcgaagagttgactcgatggaaaagattctgatgttgggagggattgtgggcaggaggagaaggggacaacagaggataagatggctggatggcatcaccgactcgatggacgtgagtttgagtgaactccggagttggtgatggacagggaggcctggcgtgctgtggttcatggggtcgcagagagccggacacgactgagcgactgagctgggCTGAGACCCATTTCTACCACATGTGGAGGCGTGCTGCTCCATCCAGAGGGTAGAGACCAGGGCTGTGATAAACATCCTCGAGAAAATGATCCAAGCTCAAATATCAGTGGCGACAAAGTTGTGAAATTCTGGCATaaacaaaggcagagagaaaggtCCCCAAAGACGGTCCACAGCTGGGGGAACCCTTCATACTATGCCCCTGCTAAACTTTCTCTGAGCCCCAAAATACAAGCACACCCTTATCCCCTGTTTCTTATCTTTCTACACTCCACCTGTGTTCATGCCAGCAAAGGGCCCAGAGTCTATGACCCCTCATTGATCTGTTACTCCAAACTAGAAGCATCTCCTGCTACCAGTTCCAGGATCGTCTGTGACTCCTGAGCAAGAAGGAAGCCCCACGCTGCGCAGAAAAGCCCTGGAAGAGACATTTTCTCAACTTTACCAAAACTGAAGGAACTTGGACTTTACCTGTCATACATGAGTTCTGCCAAGACTTTCGCAAAGCCTGGAGATGTTGAAACCCACAGCTGTTTCCCGAGGCCTGCTCAGAAGTCATCTGACTCAGaggaacagaaaatgaaagtagagaagccactgaaagaaCCTCTGGGTTGGAGCCTCACCAATCCGGGCTCAAATCTCAGCCCCACCACTGCCTGCCAGGTGACCCAGGACAATCAATTTAGTCTTTGTGAGCCTCAActtccccacctgtaaaatggggtagAGGACTCATCTCACAGGGTTGCTGAAACGACCGCTGTAAACTAGCTGCCATTTAATGGTGCCAGGGGGGACAAATGCTGGCTCCCAGCTTTCCTGCTTGGTGGGAAAAACTCTCTGCCTCATTTTGTGCCCAACCTCGAGTTCAGTCCTTCTGGGCTGAGCCTTCTCTGGGTGCCCCAACCTGTGATCATTTTGTTCCCAGAGGCTGAGGGTAGCACCTCCTGTTCACCCTCCTCATGCCTGCACAcaggaggggcaccttctgagAGACTCACAGCCTCAGGGGTGTCAGACCCACATCCCCAGAACTGCTCCACcgtcagggagattctttaccatctgagccgccagggaataCTCCCCCCCACCTTCCCCATCTATCTCCAATCCCAGCCACACCCCAGTCCCCCAAACACCTTGGGTTTTCCCACCTCCTGGGGAAAATCCGTCCCTCGCCATCCTTCCCGATCTCACTTCAAAATTGTGTACCCGATCAGAATGAAGATagacttttctcattttctctgccTCCCTACTTCCTAGAGCAGGAACCAGCGTATGGGAGGCATTCAACATCTGTAGGCCAAATGAACTCACAACCATCTACTCCAGGTAACCTGGGTTCGCCCTGGCAGCTTTTCTTCCGGAGAAAACCCTGAGAACTTTGCTCTCAACTCCTACTCAGCATCCCATACTtcctgggacttttttttttttttttccctgagcgcggcgggcggggcggggcgggctggGCGCTGGGGTGTCGCTGCACGACTTGAGGGATCTTCGTTCCCCGACTGGGGATCCAACGGTGCCCCCGCCagtggaagtcctaaccactggaccaccagggacgtccccctTCTTGGGGCTCTAATGTGGGCACCAGAGCACGGGGGTCCTGGTTATCTCTGTTTAAAAGGCAGCTGCCACCACTGCCAACAGAGCGCCTGGCTCCAGGAAGACGCCAGGAACCAACCAATCCTTCCCGCACCTGAacgtgaaagccgctcagtcgtgtccggctctttgcgaccccacggcctactggagtgggtagcctttccctcctccaggggatcttcccaaccccggagtcgaacgcaggtctcccgctttgctgGCGGACtccttcccagctgagccacgggggaagcccgCACCCGGGACGCAGGTGACTCAGAGTTTCTGGCCGAGAAATGAAACTGAAACCGATTCGGGGGAGGCGGCTCACGCCCCAGCACAGCTCAGGGAGCCGGCGACACCCCCGCCCATGTCCTCCCACCCCCCGAAACTGCAGACCCTCTGGCAGCCGCACCGGTCctcggggagggggcagggacgCAGGGACTCAGCGGGCCTGGGTCCCCCGAACGCGCTCGGGGCGCAGCGGGCGGGATGCGGGGAGCCCCGCGGGAGGGGTTACCTTCGCCACCCGCTTGCTCGCCGTCATCTTGGGACCGAGAGCGGGGCTCCGGGGGACGAGCCAGACTCGGGAGCGGCCCGCGGGCTCGGCGCGCCCCGCCCCTGGGCCGCGCCCCCACGGGCCCCGCCCGCGCTCCGCTCCGCCCGCCGCGGCCGCGGGGCCACCGAGCACGGGGGCGCGCGCGGGCCCCGATGGGCTCCGGAGCCTGGGAGCTCGAGCGCTTCCTTGTCCGGAGCCCGGCGGGCCTGGGAGCGCGCGGCATCGCGGGGCGCCGGGCACCCGGCCGCGAGCGCgcgcggggcgcggggccggGGCCCGCCCATCCGGGGTCTCCGGCAGCGCTGCCGCCCGAGGCCGCGCCGGGGGCTCCAACCCCGTCGTCAGCCCCCGCTGCTCCAGACGCGCGCGCCCCGAGTAAACCCGCGATGCTCGCCGTGCACGCGCGGCTCTGGACCGGCCGCCTGGGGTCCACACCGTCAGACCGGCGCCCTGAGCCCCTCCAGCggattcccggagtccacccggCCCCCCCGCCCCGGGCAAACCATTAACCCTCTCTGGCCCCGAGTCCCCACTCTACAAATGGCTGGGAGACACCGGAGACGATGTCCGCCCCCACGCCCCTCCCCTGGGAGCACGGGGTCCTGTGTGCTGTCCGCACTGGGTGGGGAAGGCAAAGACGCCTCCCCCACGTGACCGCTGGGTACAGAGCACCCCGAGGGGCGCCCTCAGCCCCGTTCTCTAGCTTCAGCGGTCTGGGGGGCCTTTCAGTCCTTTTCTAGGTTTAGTATTTGGTAGTCAcgtgtggagaaggcagtggcaacccactccagtacttttgcctggagaatcccgtggacaggggagcctggtgggctgcagtccatggggccacacagagtgggacacgactgagcgactgaactgactgacagtgAAGTACCTACCGCGCAGGAGGGCGtgggcaaaccactccagtcttcttgcctggagaatcccacggacagaggagcctggtgggcgacagtccatggggtcacacagagtcggacacaactgagcgactgaggatGCTCACAAGCACCTATTACACGCAGATCTGGGAGACGGGTGGTGGCACCCCAGCATAGACTTGGGTCCTCCCTTATCTTACCATCGGTCCAGTACACACTGCAGGCCCCAGAACGCGGGCAGGGCCTCTTTCCTCCAGCGTGAAGGGGAGGCCCTGGTGGGCTTGAAGCCCGGGAGCACTGGGCAGCATCTGGGGGTAATCGCCTAGTAACGATGAGACTGGGTAAGCCTGTTTCCCTTACCCTCATCTCCTTCAgctcagaggaggaggaaaaccaGAAAACATTCTGGGCATGTATTTTGAGTTCTGAATTCACTGCCTCACTTATTGTTTATCTAGGTGTCTTGATACCAAACAGCTTCTCTGCTGGTGTGTAGGATGTGTTTGCAGAATGATTTATTCTCTGTTTCATTGAATTCAATGAGTTTTAACAGGGAatcttcttgttttctttctttctctctctctctctctttttttttttttttatgtagttccctgagcaggaacACAACAGTTTCCCACAACAGTGAAAGCAcggtcttacccactggactgccagggaattcccaaacaGGGCGTCTTCTCTCTGCCAGAAATGAATGGGACACCGTCCACAAGCTCTTAGCATAGGTAGAAATGAAGAACTGAGGCCTTTGAGCCCATCTCTGGTTGTTCATCTCAGTTAATAAGCATTTACTAGGGAGCGCCAGGCAGTGACCACAGTGAGAACTTGGGGTCCTTGTACTTGAGAAGTTTTCGGCTGTTGAGATGGAGAAAGAATACAGTCCCTGCATTTTTAATGCAAAGTGATAAGCATTAGGCTACAGGCAATCGTCTGATGCTGTGGGAGCGTGCAGGAGGGTCACTGGATCCAGCCTCAGAGAGGGGCAATGGTTTCCTGGAAGAGACAAAGTGAATTACAAGTGAATTGCAGACAGTAGCCTGTGAAATTactcagcccataaaaactaaccacaccagGTTTCAGGGCCTCTCTCTTCTGAGATGGCTCCCACTCTATCTGCGGAGTGTGTtgctctaaataaatccacttcctACCTATCACCTTGTCTCTCCCAAAATTCTCTCTGTGATGAGACACTGAGTGCTTCATCAAGTTCAGGTCCGAGTCTGAGTCACAAGGTTTCAGAAGAACCGTTTTTACTTTTCTCTCATGTAGTTGGCTTGCATTCGTTTCTTCCACAAAATTTATTCAGTGCCTGCTTCGGTGAGGCCTGTGCTGAGCTCTCTGCAGGACATGGAGAGGGCTGAGGTCAACCTCTGTCTTTACCATTGAATCAGAGACGCGTGTCTGTACAGAGAGCAAAAGGTTGCGGGAGAAAGGCCTCTAAGTCACCTctctgtggaatctaaacaaacaaaccgAAAACCAAGCGCATAGATATAGAGAAGAGGTGGGTTGGgagaggtgaggggtgggaggtgggggaagtAGGTACCAACTTCCATTATAAGTAAGTCTTGCAGAAGCAACGTACAGCCTAGTTACTAATAGTTAAGGATACTGCATTTTACATGTGAAAGTTGCTTAAAGAGTagatgctgttgttcagtcgctcagtcgtgtccgactctttgcgaccccacggactgcagcacgccatcaccaactcccggagttttctcaaactcacgtccattgagtcggtgatgccatccaaccctctggTCCTGtgttgctcctttctcctcctgccttcaatctttccgagcatcagggtcttttccaatgagttggctcttcgcattaggtggccaaagtattagagcttcagcttcagcatcagtccttcctatgaatattcagggttgacttccttcaggatggactgactccttgctgtccaagggactctcaagagtcttctccagcaccacaattcatttcttcggtgctcagccttctttgtggtccagcgttcacatccatacatgactactggaaaaaacacagctttgactagacacacttttgtcggcaaagt
Protein-coding regions in this window:
- the UBE2L6 gene encoding ubiquitin/ISG15-conjugating enzyme E2 L6 isoform X4 yields the protein MPRAPRPAGLRTRKRSSSQAPEPIGARARPRARWPRGRGGRSGARAGPVGARPRGGARRARGPLPSLARPPEPRSRSQDDGEQAGGEGAGRPAEAASQVPAAPVQRGGQRAGVARAAAACQLMQRLKGLWA